Below is a window of Bifidobacterium asteroides DNA.
GGTCAACACCTCCGTTTACGTCTTCGAGGCGGACCTGCTGCGACAGGCGGTCCGCGGCCTGGATGACAGCAACGCCCAGGGGGAGTTCTATCTGACCGATGCCCTAGAGACGGCACGCCGCCTAGGCAGGGTCGGGGCTTTCGCTGCGCCTGATCCGCTCAAGGTCGAAGGCGTCAACGACAGGATCCAGTTGGCTGATCTGGCCAAGGCTCACAACCTGCGGGTCTGCCAAGAGTTCATGCGCCAGGGGGTGACCATCCTGGATCCGTCCACCACCTGGATCGAGGACGATGTGGTTATCCAGCAGGATGCCGTCATCATGCCCGGCTGCTTCCTGCAGGGTCATACCGAGGTCGCCTCGGATGCGGTCATCGGGCCCTATACCACCCTGATTGACGCCATTGTCGAGCCGCAGGCCAAGGTGGAACGTTCCCGTGTGCAGGAAACCCGGATCGGAGCTCGGGCGAATATTGGTCCATGGACCTATCTGCGGGCTGGCAACGTCCTTGCTGAGGACACTAAGGCCGGGGCTTTCGTGGAGATGAAGAAGGCCACCATCGACCACGGGACCAAGGTGCCTCACCTTTCCTATGTGGGGGATGCTCATATAGGTCACGACAGCAACCTAGGAGGCGGATCCATCACGGCCAACTACGACGGCGTGCACAAGAACCGCACTGAGATCGGGTCGGAAGTGCATGTGGGCGCGGGAAACCTCTTCGTAGCACCTGTCCAGGTGGGCGACGGAGTCACCACCGGAGCAGGATCGGTCATCCGCCATCCGGTTGAGGACGGGGCCATGGTCTATTCCACCAATGACCAGCATCAGGTTCCGGAATGGAAGCCCGCTTGGGAGCGGTAACCATGACAGCATCTGTTTCACAAGAAGGAAAGGCGTGACAAGTGCCAGCATTGCAGGAATCCATTGACGCGGTCCGGGTGGCCGCTCGGGCTGCCAATGATGTCAAGGCCATGGACATCATGGCCTTCGACGTCTCCCAGCCCATCGCCATCACCGACATCTTCATGGTGGCCACCGGCAGCAACGAACGTCAGGTCCTGGCCATCGCCGAGGAGGTGGAGAAGCAGCTCCACCTGCAGAAGAACCTGGATCCGCGCTCGCGGGAGGGCGTCCAGGAGGCCCAGTGGGTTCTGTTGGACTACGGTGACTTCGTCATCCACATCATGCACAAACAGGCCCGGGCTTACTACGACCTGGAACGGCTCTGGAAGGACTGTCCCCAGGTGGACCTACAGCTGGAGCACCCCCTCACCCTTGCTGATGATGACCCGGACGGCCAGCTGGCCTCCAAGGCGGATGATCTGAACGCGGATGATCTGCGCAGCCGTTTCGCTGATCCTGAGGAAAGCCATGACTGATTCGGCTACCGCCGTTGAGGATGGACGGCATGTACGCTCCATGACCGTGGTTCGCCATGGGCAGACCTCATACAATGCAGGGCATCGGATGCAGGGTCAAATCGACATCCCCCTCAACAGCGTTGGCCGCTGGCAGGCGGAGAGGACAGCCGAGGAGCTTCGCGCTGAATACGTGGACGGCGCACCCCAAGACCGTCAACTGCTGGTGGTCTCCTCTGACCTGGGTCGGGCTGCCGCAACCGCTCATGCCTTTGCCGACCCTTTGGGCCAGACGGTCCATTTTGATCCCGGGCTGCGTGAACGCGGTTTCGGGGAATGGGAGGGAGCCAGTGCCGAGGAGGTTCGTCAACGCTGGCCAGAGGATTACGAATCCTGGTCCCGAGGTGCTGGGGGAGAGTTGCTCCACGGTGCCGAGACCAAGGCCCAGGTGGGCAAACGAGGCTTGGAAACCCTGAACCGATGGATCCACCGGGCTGGTCCGGACACCGATCTCATGGTCTTCTCCCATGGGTCCTTTATTGCCGAGGCCCTTCAGGCCCTATTGGGTATGGCCAGCGCATATCCTGAATACCTGGGCCTGGTCACCATGCGCAACGCCCACTGGGCCCGATTGATGCCGCGAGACCTGCCAGACGGCGGTCTGCGCTGGTCAATGATCGATTACAATCGCGGTCCGGCCATCGCCATGCGTGGGGACTGGGACAATCCCCGGGGGCTGGTCCAGACCGACTGAGGTTCCTGGGCGGTCGGCCGACCATCACAGTATCGCCATGACCACCAGCTACCATAAGAGCGCAGCAACCAGCCGTTGGATCAAAAGAGGTCGGAGTGAAGCAGTTCTTTCATGACATTTCCTGGGCGCAGATCATTGCCGGTGCTCTTGCCGCCATGACCTCCTTTTGGCTGGCCGCCAAGATCGGCGTGGCGGGATCCATTATCGGCGTAGCCATAGGTTCCATCGTCTCTGCCGTGGCCTCGCAGATCTACAAGAATGTTTTGGAAGCCTCTGGCCAGAAGTTGCAGGAGTCCGTGGTCGGCGGTGCTGACCAGGGCGATGACGACTCGAAAGCTGATTCGAATGCCGATTCAGTCGCGGATGGGCAGACCACGACGTTGCCGGCCCAGGGTAAGGGTCATTCGGACAAATCCAGCGATGCTGCCGATGGATCCACCCAGGTCATGCCCCCTGTCGGTGACGAAAAGTCGTCAGCCAAGACAGGCAGAACCATCTCATCCAGCAATGGTCCACGGACCCATGCGGCCTCCATTACGACAAACAGCAAGAAGAAGCTGGATCAGCGCCGCCGCAACGTCATCATCGTCTCCGTGGTCAGCGCCTTGGTGGCCGTACTGCTGTCCGCCCTAGCCATCAATGCCCTGACCAAGGGCGAAGGCACCGACAAGGTGGTTCGCAACGTGGTCAGCCCACCGACCAGCCAGGAGGTAAGCCCCAGCCAGGAGGAGACTCCCTCCAAGCCCGCGCGGCGCACCGAGGAGCCTGAGTATCAGGCGACCACGGGTGCCCCCCAGAATCAGCACCCTGGGACGAATCAGAATCAAGGCAGCGAAGAGGGATCCGGGCAGGGTCAGCAGCAGGGAGGGAACCCCACGGGCTCGCCTTCGCCGTCTGCCGATGCGACCGGCTCCACCCCCAGCCCCTCAAGCACGGCTCCTACGCCACTGTCGTCACCGACGGGCACGACCAGTCCATCTCCCTATAACTGACTTGTCGGTCGGCGCGGCACACCCATCCCGCCATATAATGTGACCAGTGTCACTTTCTGACGGGCAAGGTGCTCGTCACTAAGGACCAGGTCCCTAAGGCGGGATCAGCAATGAGAAAGGTGTGTATATGCGCAAGGTTCTGTGCTCTCCAGGCTCCTATGTCCAGCAGGAGGGCGCCATGGGAAAGCTGGCTGGGGAATACGCGGCTCTGGGCACCAAGGGCGCCCATCTGATCGTCGATCCGGTCATTGACGGGCTCTACCACGATGACATTGTTACCTCCTTTGAGCACGATGGGATCCCCTATGAACTCATGAAATTCGGCGGCGAGTGCTCCATGGAGGAGATCGACCGCCATCGTGCCCATTTGGGCGGCAGCGACGCGGTGATCGGCATCGGCGGCGGCAAGACCTTGGACACCGCCAAGGCCGTGGCCCACTTTGCCCACCTGCCGGTCATGATTGTGCCCACAGCTGCCTCCTCGGATGCCCCCTGCTCCAGACTGTCCGTGCTATACACGCCTGAGGGTGTCTTTGACCGTTACCTGCCCCTGCCTGCCAACCCCAACGTGGTCCTTATGGATACCGATATCATCGCTAAGGCTCCGGTGCGCTTCCTGGTATCAGGACTGGGCGATGCTTTTGCCACCTACTATGAGGCAGCAGCCTGCGTGCAGTCGAACGCCGTGACCATGACCGGAGGCCACGCCACCATGGCCGCCTTCGCACTGGCCCGCCTCTGCCGTGACACCCTGTTGGAGGATGGGGTCAAGGCCGTAGCCGCTGCCAAGGCCGGTGTGCGCACAGCCGCCCTGGAGAAGATCATCGAAGCCAACACCTTGCTGAGTGGACTAGGCTTCGAAAGCTCCGGCCTGGCTGCTGCCCATGCCATCCATGACGGGATGACCGTCCTGGATGGCACCCACTCCATGCTGCATGGTGAAAAGGTGGCCTTCGGCACCTTGGCCCAGCTGGTTCTTGAGGATCGTCCCCTGGAGGAGACACGCAGGGTCTACGACTTCTTCCGCAGCGTGGGCCTGCCCACCTCCCTGGAGCAGATCGGCATCGGACAGGCCAGCGATGAGGATCTGCTCAAGGTTGGCGAACATGCCTGCGGTCCTGACGAGACCATGGGTAACATGCCCTTTGAAGTGACCCCCACCGATGTGGCTCACGCCCTGCGTGCAGCCGATCAGCTGGGCAAACAGTTCTGAGTCCTCTTTCTCAGCCCTCCCTCTGAAGGGCCAAGCGGCAGCCAGCATGAAGTCGGTGGCCGCTTGGCCCTTGCCTGGTTTTATGGTGGTCACCCTTGCAGACGGGCAGGAGCCTTTCGTATGGCTTTTTCATCCGGACAGGTAGCTGGACCTGGCTGTGCAGCGGAAAGCGCTCCTGCGCAGAGGGCGCCCGAATGGGCATCGCCGGCACCATTGGTGTCTCTGGCGTGGACCCTGAGGGGTGGGAATGTACTGGCTCAGCCCTGCATCCCTGGTCTGGCAGTAACAGGCACCAAGGGCACCGGCCCTGAGAACCACCGGATTATGCAGTTCCAGCGAGAGTGAACGGCAGATGCATTACAGTCCGGTTTCATCACGAACGTCGGGTTGGCACCCCAGACGTCCCGCCAGAATTGGTCCATCGCATTCATTCAGCGACCAGATCGGATGCAGTCCGTTGACCGTTTGCAGCACATCCAGCTCAATATCGGCCACCATGGGTCCCACATCGAAGAGAACCGGAAATGCTTCGCCCTGGCGTATACGTGCGAATCCGACCAGGTTCCGGGTGTTGTCCTTGCGGCAGAATGAATACCCGCTTAGGCAGATGACATCGCCGGAAACCGGGTTCATGCTTTCGCAGGTGCCCTCCGGTACTCGGGCCTGTTGGCTATTCCTACCGGGGCGACTCGCATGGCGGCCCCGTTAGCAGTGCCGGTCCTTCCCGTGGTCATGGTGTCTGCCCCGCGGCGAACCTGTTCCAGGGCCAGTTTCATCGAGGGCCCGAGCAAGTCGAGCGATCCGCGCGACTTCATGTCGTCCTCCCAGGTCAGAAGGCGCTTGACGAACTCTTTGGGCTCGATGTGTCTTGCCCTCGATGATCAGTTCCGCCACAATCAGTGCCTGCTCGCTGTCATCGGTCGCGGATCCCGCTGGCATACCGGGAGCTACATGTCCAGCGTCCCCCAAGGACGACCCAGTGAGTGCGCCCAGAGCGCCCTTTTCAGTTCTGGCCATTGTTGCGCAAGCCTCCGGGGTCGTTGCCATAAGTCCATCAATCTGTCTGCAGATAGATTGCGAAATTATTCATCAGGATCATTGTAGGTCCTTGGAACATTGTCGACGCGACAGATGGAGCAGGCACGGCTGGCAACGAAGAGGGGAATCTGAGCGAGTTCCACCCTATGAAGAGGAAGATAAAAACAATGCAGACAAGTTAGGATCAAGTACTTGATCAAGGTATGGGTTCAATAAAGTATGGACGGCTAATGGCTGAGATTGTCCGTTGATACCGTAACTGAGTTTGGCTCTGTATCTTAGTCCAGGCTCTCGCGGTTGCAGAGGTGTTTGATATAAAAAAGAATCCCGAGATGACCTCGGGATTCTATCTGTGGAGCTAGGGGGATTCGAACCCTAAAATAGGCAAAACCGGAGAATCAAGCGGGAGTAAGTATGGGACGGTGAGACCTACTCCTGATTGACTTTCGTTGGCTTTTTTCGTATGCCATCTTGGACAGTTGGAATAGTTAAATTAGGCAGGTTGCGCTCAAAGTGCGCTCAAAATTGCCGGTGTTTCGTCCTGTCGTACTTGCGTCGCATCCGCTCGTAGTCCTCTGTGCTCCCCCATACCCTGATCGCCGAGATGTCCTGCCTGACTTCATTCTTGGCCGCCTCGATTCGCGAGCGTTCCTCCGGTGTGAGAGTGGGGTCTTGGAGCTTGTCGAGTAGCGCGTCCTTATGGCGTTCCATGGTGGCCTTGATCTGCAGGTGGCGTGCGATGACCGTGTCCTGGTCTGCAGGGTTGTAGCCGCGGGGGCGCATGCTTACGTCCTGGGTGTCATCGTAATGGGTCATGGGTGTGGGGCACGCCTTCGTTGCCCTATGCCGGGACGCGGACGTGTTCGACTGTGACATCATGGCCTCCGGGGCCTGGACCAGATCCTGCATATTCGAATACTACGATTTTGCCTCGTCCGTGTGCTTCCTCTACCATATGTGCCCCGGCCCATGCTGGGATGATTCTACAGGGTTTCTTAGCCAGATGATAACCCACACCGCGGAAAGCAGAAAAGCGCCCCCGTTCTCCGTTCTGCCGGAGGCGGGGGCGCTTGTACGTGGTGGGGTTTACTTGCCGGCAATCCGCCGGACGCTGGCCCCGGAGTCGACCTCGGGGACTCCGGCGATGGAAGTGAGTAGGCTGATGACGGAGGCGAGGGCCGCGGTGCCGGCCACCATGGGCCAGTCCACTGCGCCGATTGTGGCTGCGCTGACGGGGATGGCGGCCATGGCGGCCTGTGCTCCGGTCTTGGCAGCGCGCACCAGGGCCGCCTTCACCCAATCCTTCAGAGACGAGCCCGCTGGCGGCTCGGGCGGGTTGGCGGCCGCGTGCTGCGGTAGCGTATTTTGATCTGTCATTGTTGTCTCCTAGTAATTGATGGTCTGTCCTGGGTAAATCAGGTCGGGGTTGGCGATGCCGTTGGCCGACGCCAATGCTTGGACGGAAGTGCCCAGGGATTGGGCGATGCCCGAAAGGGTGTCGCCAGATTGCACGGTGTACGAGTGTCCGCTGTCCTGGGCTGCGCCACCTCCGAGCGACAGCACCTGGCCGGGGTAGATGAGGTCGGGGTTGGCGATGCCGTTGGCCGATGCGATGGCCTGGACCGAAGTGCCGTAGCGGAACGCGATGGAGCTCAGGTTGTCACCAGG
It encodes the following:
- the glmU gene encoding bifunctional UDP-N-acetylglucosamine diphosphorylase/glucosamine-1-phosphate N-acetyltransferase GlmU; amino-acid sequence: MTAGIILAAGEGTRMRSAHPKVLHTLAGKTFLQRVMTSVTALNPGLTAVVVHHQADLVAQAARSYDPQVRIVRQDSRPGTGRAVQCAVDQLDGELRHDGQVLIVASDMPLLDADTLHSLLDNHVSSGDGATVLTVNLDDPTGYGRIIRDQDGRVLRIVEQRDATGTELAVTEVNTSVYVFEADLLRQAVRGLDDSNAQGEFYLTDALETARRLGRVGAFAAPDPLKVEGVNDRIQLADLAKAHNLRVCQEFMRQGVTILDPSTTWIEDDVVIQQDAVIMPGCFLQGHTEVASDAVIGPYTTLIDAIVEPQAKVERSRVQETRIGARANIGPWTYLRAGNVLAEDTKAGAFVEMKKATIDHGTKVPHLSYVGDAHIGHDSNLGGGSITANYDGVHKNRTEIGSEVHVGAGNLFVAPVQVGDGVTTGAGSVIRHPVEDGAMVYSTNDQHQVPEWKPAWER
- the rsfS gene encoding ribosome silencing factor, encoding MPALQESIDAVRVAARAANDVKAMDIMAFDVSQPIAITDIFMVATGSNERQVLAIAEEVEKQLHLQKNLDPRSREGVQEAQWVLLDYGDFVIHIMHKQARAYYDLERLWKDCPQVDLQLEHPLTLADDDPDGQLASKADDLNADDLRSRFADPEESHD
- a CDS encoding histidine phosphatase family protein, which produces MTDSATAVEDGRHVRSMTVVRHGQTSYNAGHRMQGQIDIPLNSVGRWQAERTAEELRAEYVDGAPQDRQLLVVSSDLGRAAATAHAFADPLGQTVHFDPGLRERGFGEWEGASAEEVRQRWPEDYESWSRGAGGELLHGAETKAQVGKRGLETLNRWIHRAGPDTDLMVFSHGSFIAEALQALLGMASAYPEYLGLVTMRNAHWARLMPRDLPDGGLRWSMIDYNRGPAIAMRGDWDNPRGLVQTD
- a CDS encoding glycerol dehydrogenase, which encodes MRKVLCSPGSYVQQEGAMGKLAGEYAALGTKGAHLIVDPVIDGLYHDDIVTSFEHDGIPYELMKFGGECSMEEIDRHRAHLGGSDAVIGIGGGKTLDTAKAVAHFAHLPVMIVPTAASSDAPCSRLSVLYTPEGVFDRYLPLPANPNVVLMDTDIIAKAPVRFLVSGLGDAFATYYEAAACVQSNAVTMTGGHATMAAFALARLCRDTLLEDGVKAVAAAKAGVRTAALEKIIEANTLLSGLGFESSGLAAAHAIHDGMTVLDGTHSMLHGEKVAFGTLAQLVLEDRPLEETRRVYDFFRSVGLPTSLEQIGIGQASDEDLLKVGEHACGPDETMGNMPFEVTPTDVAHALRAADQLGKQF
- a CDS encoding ADP-ribosylglycohydrolase family protein, translated to MKSRGSLDLLGPSMKLALEQVRRGADTMTTGRTGTANGAAMRVAPVGIANRPEYRRAPAKA
- a CDS encoding holin, which gives rise to MTDQNTLPQHAAANPPEPPAGSSLKDWVKAALVRAAKTGAQAAMAAIPVSAATIGAVDWPMVAGTAALASVISLLTSIAGVPEVDSGASVRRIAGK